The following nucleotide sequence is from Clostridia bacterium.
TCGTGTCGGCGCCCGGGTCGGCAGGGACTCTGGCAGCAGGCGATCAGATCAAGTCAGTCTTTCCAGAAGCCAAGACGGCTGCAGTCGAGCCATATGAGTGTTCGACGCTGGCCACAGGTGGGCGGGGCCAACACCGAATCGAGGGCATCGGCGACAAGATGTGCACCCTCATTCATAACGTCCTGACCACCGACTTCATAATCACCGTCCACGACGACGAGTGTGTGCAGGCGCTGAAGGTCATGCGCGAAGGCGCTCACATTCTCGAACGACTCGGGATGAAGCGCGAGGCCGCGGAGTCCATGCGCGATCTGTTCGGCGTGTCGGGCATGTGCAACGTCATCGCCGCAGTCCGCATGGCTCGCCACCTCAGGCTTGGCCCAGATGAGAACGTGGTCACTGTGGCCACAGATGGGTTCGACAGGTACGAGTCGGTCATCGAGGACCTGGACCGGCGGTGCCTGGAGACCACCGACTACGTGCTTGAGCGCTGGGCGCGCGACATATTCGCCGCCCAGGATGATTCGGCGATCCACGATGTAAGGAGAGCTGATGCCAAGGAAAGGCTGTTTGCGCAGAAGAAGAAGGACTGGACGCCATTCGGCTACAGTGAGGAATACCTGAATGGCATGAAGTCGCCGGACTTCTGGGAAGACGAATACGCCAAGCACGCTTACTATAACGAGAAGGTTGAGCAGATGCGCGGATAGCTTAGTGATGGAAGTGGACCATTCTACGTGCAACATCGATGCCAATTGAACACCTGCAAAAGTCCTATACGACGCGCGGAAGGAATATCGCTCCGCGCGTCGTATATCGTACATGCAAAGTGGTATGATCCTCATACCATGGGGGGTGTCTCTGGTGCAACCTGGCGGTGGCATACGCAGGGTCAAGCTGTCAGACGGCATAGTCGAGCACATCAAGTCGCTTATCATGGCCGGGCGTCTGAAACCCGGCGACAAGCTTCCACCGGAGCGGGATTTCGCGGCGACTCTGGGTGTGAGTCGCACAGCTCTTCGTGAAGCAGTTCGTACCCTCAGCCTTATGGGCCTCCTTGATGCGAGGCAGGGCGAGGGTACTTTTGTTTCGGGGTTGGTTGCCAGTTCGTTCATGAAGCCACTGTCTCCCATGCTTGCAATGGGGAGCATCGATATCCTGGAATTGGTCGAGGCCCGACGCATCATCGAATCTAAGGCGGTGAGCCTTTGTGCGCTGCGGGCTTCGGAAGGCGAACTCGCCGACATCTCCGCACTAGTAGACGAGATGCAACTCAGCATTTCCTACATAGAACACTTCAACCAACTCGACCTCGATTTCCACATGGCAGTGTCCCGCGGTTCTCACAATTCCGTGCTCGTGGCTACTTTGGAAGCCATACGAGACGCCTTGTACGAACAGGTTCGGGGCGTTCAGAGTCTGCCCGGCGCGTCCGACAGGGCGCTTGGCTATCACTACCAGATCACCGCAGCTCTTGTCGACCGTGACAGCGAGCGCGCGGAGAGGGAAATGGCAGAGCATCTTAACGACGTCGAACGCGCAGTGGTTGCCAGCATGGTTGGAGAAGGGTAATTCAGGAGAAATGAGGTGATCAGTTGGGGGAAAGGGCATCTGTATGAGGTGTTGGAATCGTCCAGCGACCCAGAGTACTTGAGGGAGGCATGACAGTGTACGCAAGCAAGAATCGCAGTCTGATCTGGCGGATCGCTTTGGCTGTCGCACTGGTGTGCGCGCTTGCGCCTATGATGAGCTCGGTTGCGGCGGAGAATGTTGTGAGGATCGGCGCTGTTTATCCTCTCACTGGCGCAGTCGCCACCACAGGCGCAGACTGCCGTAGTGGTGTCGAACTTGCTGTAGACATCATCAATGGTGTTTACGATCTGGACTTCCCATTTGCCAGGACCGCCGGAATTCCTAGCCTGGGCGGCGCCAAGATCGACATGGTGTTTGGAGACACCCGTGGAGATCCGACACAAGGTATGGCAGAGACTGAACGTCTCATCACTGAACAGAACGTTGTCTCGATCATCGGGGGCTACCAGAGCGGCGTCGTGAAGACCGCTAGCATGGCAGCGGAGCGGCTTCAGGTGCCGTACGTGCTTTCTGACGCAACGTCGCCTGCCCTAACAGAGCGCGGGTTCAAGTGGTTCTTCCGGGTCATCCCGCATGACGGCATTCAGGCGAAGAACGCACTTGAACTTGTGAAAGACGTCGAGAAGAAAGAGAAGGTCTCCATAAAGAAGGTGGCCGTGCTCTGGGAGAACACAGAGTGGGGCGCGAACGTGGCCAAGGAGATCAAGAAATGGGCTAATGAATATGGATTCACTGTAGTTGCGGATGTGCCCTACACTTACAGGGCTACTGACGTCACGGGCGAGGTGCTCAAGCTGAAAGCCGCCAACCCCGAGGTCATCATCCACGCTGCATATGTATCAGACGCGATCCTATTCACACAGACGTTCAAGGCTCTGAAACTCCAGCCTAAGATACTCATCGGAATGGCCGGACACCTTGACCCCAACTACCTGAACACCGTGGGCCAGGACGGCGAGTATTTCTTCGTCCGCGCAGTTTACGGGCTCGACCTGGCCTCGCGCAAGCCCGTCGTGGCCAAGATCAACGAGCTGTACAAGAAGAAATACGGCCACGACATGAGCCCCAATGCTGCACGCAGTTTCACAGCTCCGTTCGTTGTGGTGGATGCGATCAATCGGGCCAAGTCGACCAAGCCGGATGACATAAGGAAGGCTCTCCTCGCGACCAACATGCCGGCAAGTTCCCTCATATCGCCATACGAAGGAGTGCGATTCGATCCTGAGACGCACGACAACGTGCTGGCAAGGTCCCTCTACCTTCAGGTGCAAGATGGCAAGTTCAGGGTAGTGTGGCCGTTCGAGCTAGCGGCAGTCCCTTACGTATACCCGTTCCCGGGATGGAAGAAGTAGTTTAGGCGGTTGTAAGCCGGGCAGGCCTCAGGCGGCTTTCGGTGCACCTTCGCGCCTGCCCGGGCGCTTTTCTTCCCTGGGCACAGTCTCAAGCTCTCAAGCCATACACTTTGACAGGGGTGGTCTTCCGTGATACTCCAACTCGTGACGGGGGGCCTGTTTCTCGGTTGCATATATGGTCTGGTTGCCATGGGTTTGAGCCTTATCTATGGAGTCATGGGAATCGTGAACTTCGCCCATGGAGCTTTCGTCATGTTGGCCATGTACGCGAGTTACTGGCTGTACAGCCTGGCGGGCCTAGACCCCGTTCTAGGCACGCCTATAGTTGCTTTGCTGATGTTCGGGTTCGGTATAGTAGTCTACCGTTCTATCATCGGAAAAGTTCTGCGGGGCCCGTTCCTCGCACGCCTTCTGGTCACGTTCGGACTTGGGATCTTCTTCGTCAACCTGGCGCAGTTTCTGTGGACCCCGGACTACCGCATGGTTCAACAGTCCATTTCTCACGGGATCATCATGCTGGGCCCGATCTTCATTGAACTGCCGAAACTGGTCGCGAGCATAGGCAGCCTGGTGGTAGCGGGGCTA
It contains:
- a CDS encoding FadR/GntR family transcriptional regulator, whose translation is MQPGGGIRRVKLSDGIVEHIKSLIMAGRLKPGDKLPPERDFAATLGVSRTALREAVRTLSLMGLLDARQGEGTFVSGLVASSFMKPLSPMLAMGSIDILELVEARRIIESKAVSLCALRASEGELADISALVDEMQLSISYIEHFNQLDLDFHMAVSRGSHNSVLVATLEAIRDALYEQVRGVQSLPGASDRALGYHYQITAALVDRDSERAEREMAEHLNDVERAVVASMVGEG
- a CDS encoding branched-chain amino acid ABC transporter permease, with translation MILQLVTGGLFLGCIYGLVAMGLSLIYGVMGIVNFAHGAFVMLAMYASYWLYSLAGLDPVLGTPIVALLMFGFGIVVYRSIIGKVLRGPFLARLLVTFGLGIFFVNLAQFLWTPDYRMVQQSISHGIIMLGPIFIELPKLVASIGSLVVAGLVYWFLRKTKTGLAIQAISIDRTAASLMGIDLERLNAIAFGLGLACAGAAGSLLASFYYIFPDVGTMFGLVALVAVALGGFGSTEGALVGAILIGVIETVGGFLVGPEYKYALIFLAYLLIVIVRPRGLMGWGAD
- a CDS encoding ABC transporter substrate-binding protein; amino-acid sequence: MYASKNRSLIWRIALAVALVCALAPMMSSVAAENVVRIGAVYPLTGAVATTGADCRSGVELAVDIINGVYDLDFPFARTAGIPSLGGAKIDMVFGDTRGDPTQGMAETERLITEQNVVSIIGGYQSGVVKTASMAAERLQVPYVLSDATSPALTERGFKWFFRVIPHDGIQAKNALELVKDVEKKEKVSIKKVAVLWENTEWGANVAKEIKKWANEYGFTVVADVPYTYRATDVTGEVLKLKAANPEVIIHAAYVSDAILFTQTFKALKLQPKILIGMAGHLDPNYLNTVGQDGEYFFVRAVYGLDLASRKPVVAKINELYKKKYGHDMSPNAARSFTAPFVVVDAINRAKSTKPDDIRKALLATNMPASSLISPYEGVRFDPETHDNVLARSLYLQVQDGKFRVVWPFELAAVPYVYPFPGWKK
- a CDS encoding pyridoxal-phosphate dependent enzyme; amino-acid sequence: MSGARFPFGPTYDEMARPESIEPSVRAAALEALPSDELNPINLFNITWKNRDNEVRKMVFPREITGLDVNIVVLLGNGFPSGSHKVGPAYSTLIEACVDGVLDPEKHTILGPSTGNFGIGVSYVCRLMGYRAVVIMPDNMSKERYDRIRKYGAALDLTPGTESDVILTLQRTHQLMKDPSNFALAQFELMPNYRFHRHVTGSAAIEAASDVGNGRVACFVSAPGSAGTLAAGDQIKSVFPEAKTAAVEPYECSTLATGGRGQHRIEGIGDKMCTLIHNVLTTDFIITVHDDECVQALKVMREGAHILERLGMKREAAESMRDLFGVSGMCNVIAAVRMARHLRLGPDENVVTVATDGFDRYESVIEDLDRRCLETTDYVLERWARDIFAAQDDSAIHDVRRADAKERLFAQKKKDWTPFGYSEEYLNGMKSPDFWEDEYAKHAYYNEKVEQMRG